From Paraburkholderia sabiae, a single genomic window includes:
- a CDS encoding cyclase family protein codes for MDLTHAFDASIPHSPFFEPETRTVLYDHAPARGSMGQGFLAHRYSFVGQWGTHVDPGAHFVAGRRFLDEIPVSEMILPLVVIDIREQVIANADYRLSTDDILRWEARNGPIPRGAFVAKHSGWASRWPDREKMSNRDPEGVAHFPGWTLEALRCIFEERGATACGHETLDTDGGLAISRGDGSLERYVLDQDRWQIELLANLDAMPEAGALIVATWPKPKRGSGFPARVFAIVP; via the coding sequence GTGGACCTGACCCACGCGTTCGACGCGTCGATTCCGCACTCGCCGTTCTTCGAGCCTGAGACGCGTACGGTCCTGTACGACCACGCGCCGGCGCGTGGTTCGATGGGGCAGGGGTTTCTTGCGCATCGCTACAGCTTTGTCGGCCAGTGGGGCACGCATGTCGATCCGGGCGCGCACTTCGTGGCGGGCCGCCGGTTTCTCGACGAGATACCGGTGAGCGAGATGATCCTGCCACTGGTCGTCATCGACATCCGCGAGCAGGTAATCGCCAATGCGGACTATCGTTTGTCGACCGACGACATACTGCGTTGGGAAGCGCGCAATGGTCCGATACCACGCGGCGCGTTTGTCGCCAAGCATAGCGGCTGGGCGTCTCGCTGGCCGGATCGCGAGAAAATGTCGAATCGCGACCCTGAAGGTGTGGCACATTTCCCCGGCTGGACGCTCGAAGCGCTGCGTTGCATCTTCGAGGAACGTGGTGCGACGGCTTGCGGGCATGAGACGCTGGACACCGACGGCGGTCTCGCGATCAGTCGCGGTGATGGCTCGCTCGAACGCTATGTGCTCGACCAGGATCGTTGGCAGATCGAGTTGCTGGCCAATCTCGATGCGATGCCCGAAGCGGGGGCGCTTATCGTCGCGACTTGGCCAAAGCCGAAGCGTGGTTCCGGATTTCCGGCGCGTGTTTTTGCGATTGTGCCGTAA
- a CDS encoding APC family permease, with protein sequence MSTESFGYKQELKRTLGFVDLVIYGVIFMIPIAPFAIYGYVADAAGRMVALAYVIGMVAMLFTALSYKVLSEDFPIAGSAYAYAQRGIGETAGFFTGWMLILDYLLIPALTYVVAASALSSLFPLLPKWLWIVAFLLIGTVTNYVGVQVTAAANRLFLIAQILVLIIFCVCGLYSLYHGEGAGRLTLNPLFQPASFKPIMIFSAVSVCALSFLGFDGISMLAEEVRGNSTKTVGNATVVSLLCVGVLFVLQTWIAADLAAGLKFKSLDTAFYEIAEVAGGKPLSLLTAWSTALTFGVSCSIASQTAIARLLYSMARDRKLPLVLARVHSAFKTPHVSLVSVSIVSLGLSLGFLDHLDTLTNFVNFGALSGFMMLHVAVISHYIFRKRSRSFLKHLLSPAIGFVILAYVLYSMGMATWELGVAWCGFGIVYYFILKKIFHRNMVLDV encoded by the coding sequence ATGTCAACGGAATCATTTGGCTATAAGCAGGAACTGAAACGCACGCTTGGGTTTGTCGACCTCGTTATCTACGGTGTGATCTTCATGATACCGATCGCACCGTTTGCGATCTACGGCTACGTTGCGGATGCAGCAGGCCGGATGGTTGCCTTGGCGTATGTGATTGGGATGGTCGCCATGTTGTTCACTGCGCTGAGCTACAAAGTCCTGTCCGAGGATTTCCCGATTGCGGGGTCAGCTTATGCATACGCGCAACGAGGCATAGGCGAGACAGCGGGTTTCTTCACCGGGTGGATGCTCATCCTGGACTATCTACTGATTCCCGCGCTGACATATGTGGTCGCAGCTTCCGCGCTTTCGTCGCTGTTTCCGCTTTTACCCAAGTGGCTCTGGATTGTTGCTTTCTTACTCATTGGCACCGTCACCAACTATGTTGGCGTGCAGGTGACAGCGGCGGCCAACAGGCTGTTCCTAATTGCCCAGATCCTCGTATTGATCATCTTTTGCGTATGTGGACTGTACTCGCTGTATCACGGCGAGGGTGCAGGGCGCCTCACGCTGAATCCGCTGTTTCAGCCTGCGTCTTTCAAGCCGATCATGATTTTCTCGGCAGTGTCCGTGTGCGCCTTGTCTTTCCTTGGATTTGACGGCATTTCCATGCTCGCTGAAGAGGTCCGAGGCAACAGTACAAAGACCGTTGGAAATGCGACGGTCGTGTCCCTGCTATGTGTGGGCGTGTTGTTTGTACTGCAGACATGGATCGCAGCAGACCTGGCCGCCGGGCTCAAATTCAAGTCTTTGGATACTGCGTTCTATGAAATCGCCGAGGTAGCAGGAGGCAAGCCGTTGTCTTTGCTCACTGCTTGGTCCACGGCGCTGACCTTCGGGGTCTCTTGTTCTATCGCTTCCCAGACAGCTATTGCTCGCCTGCTTTATTCCATGGCGCGTGATCGAAAGTTGCCGCTCGTATTGGCTAGAGTCCATTCGGCGTTCAAGACGCCTCATGTCAGCCTGGTGTCGGTCTCGATTGTTTCACTGGGATTGTCGCTGGGATTTCTCGATCACCTGGATACTCTAACGAACTTCGTGAATTTCGGCGCACTCAGTGGCTTCATGATGTTGCATGTCGCGGTTATTTCACACTATATTTTCCGGAAACGCTCGCGGTCATTCCTCAAACATCTTTTGTCCCCGGCGATAGGTTTTGTGATTCTCGCCTACGTGCTCTACTCGATGGGCATGGCCACATGGGAATTGGGCGTGGCATGGTGCGGTTTCGGTATCGTCTATTACTTCATTCTGAAGAAAATCTTTCATCGAAATATGGTACTCGACGTCTGA
- a CDS encoding MerR family transcriptional regulator, with protein MLISELAKLSGLSKDGIRHYEEVGLIRSTARQAGSRTYREYGADALDVIIKVRNAQRLGFALKDIGPLMQAYEANTFSLEETIGILEERLQEVRGKIDELRQSEAYIVEKIALYQKTRDMEALVSVRTARPKRSLKGRRGR; from the coding sequence GTGCTGATCAGCGAGCTGGCAAAGCTATCCGGCCTGTCCAAGGACGGCATCCGTCATTACGAGGAAGTGGGTCTGATCCGATCGACCGCGCGGCAGGCGGGAAGCCGCACCTATCGGGAATATGGCGCCGATGCACTGGATGTGATCATCAAGGTCCGCAACGCACAGCGTCTCGGATTCGCCCTCAAGGACATTGGTCCGCTGATGCAGGCCTATGAGGCCAACACCTTCTCGCTCGAAGAAACGATAGGTATTCTGGAGGAGCGACTGCAGGAAGTCAGAGGCAAGATCGACGAACTACGCCAAAGCGAAGCCTACATCGTCGAGAAAATTGCCCTGTACCAGAAAACACGAGACATGGAAGCACTGGTAAGCGTACGCACCGCCCGTCCGAAGCGATCGCTGAAGGGGCGGCGCGGCCGATAA
- a CDS encoding cupin domain-containing protein, whose product MKLNKVNVTAAFSAFSEYWSPRIGGDINDSQIKFAKFSGTFNWHHHDHEDELFFVVKGTLRMKLHAENGGDILIEEGEYLIVPKGTEHCPEAVTDEVHCLLLEPKTTVNTGNVVNERTRTNLERI is encoded by the coding sequence ATGAAGCTCAACAAGGTTAATGTTACGGCAGCATTCTCGGCTTTCAGCGAATACTGGTCGCCCAGGATCGGTGGCGACATCAATGATTCACAGATTAAGTTCGCGAAATTCAGCGGGACGTTCAACTGGCATCATCACGATCACGAGGACGAGCTGTTCTTCGTGGTAAAGGGCACGCTGCGCATGAAGCTGCATGCGGAAAATGGCGGCGATATTCTGATCGAAGAGGGTGAATACCTGATCGTGCCGAAGGGTACCGAGCACTGCCCGGAAGCCGTGACGGACGAAGTGCATTGCCTGTTGCTCGAGCCGAAGACGACGGTCAATACCGGCAATGTCGTCAACGAGCGCACGCGCACGAACCTCGAGCGGATCTGA
- a CDS encoding oxidoreductase — protein MAICAHPPVALVTGASSGIGKSIALALLKEGYIVYGAARRADQLAPIQAAGGRVLYMDITDKAAVDAGVAQVLNEQPRIDVLINAAGYGQYGALEDIPMDDAHRQFDVNVFGTARLIQKVLPKMREQAAGKIVNVTSVGGKIYTPMGGWYHASKFALEGYSDVLRLETRPFGIDVIVIEPGIIATGWGDIAIAEAQRLSGTGPYIKLLRQYVEVQRQSEGSSPEAIAKLTLKALKASRPRARYHAGAMAGPILFLRWLLSDAMFDRLVMMSFR, from the coding sequence ATGGCTATCTGCGCGCATCCCCCTGTTGCTCTGGTCACTGGGGCTTCTTCCGGTATTGGTAAAAGCATTGCCTTGGCGCTTCTGAAAGAAGGTTACATCGTCTACGGTGCGGCACGACGTGCTGATCAGTTGGCTCCGATCCAGGCCGCAGGCGGTCGTGTTCTCTACATGGACATCACGGATAAAGCCGCGGTCGATGCCGGGGTGGCGCAGGTACTAAACGAGCAACCCCGCATCGACGTGTTGATCAATGCCGCAGGATATGGCCAATATGGCGCGCTCGAAGACATACCGATGGACGACGCCCATCGGCAATTCGACGTGAATGTATTCGGTACGGCCCGGTTGATCCAGAAGGTGTTGCCAAAGATGAGGGAGCAGGCGGCCGGCAAGATCGTTAACGTAACGTCGGTCGGCGGAAAGATCTATACGCCGATGGGGGGCTGGTATCACGCCTCGAAATTTGCCCTGGAAGGGTACAGCGATGTGTTGAGGCTGGAAACCAGGCCTTTCGGCATCGACGTCATCGTGATCGAGCCCGGGATCATTGCAACAGGGTGGGGCGATATCGCTATCGCGGAAGCGCAGCGTCTCTCGGGCACGGGCCCATATATCAAGCTCCTTAGACAATACGTCGAAGTCCAGCGCCAATCGGAGGGCTCGTCGCCAGAGGCGATCGCTAAACTGACGCTCAAGGCATTGAAGGCATCGCGTCCGAGAGCGCGCTATCACGCGGGTGCAATGGCTGGCCCGATTTTATTTCTACGATGGCTGCTTTCGGATGCCATGTTCGACCGTTTGGTCATGATGTCTTTTCGGTGA
- a CDS encoding 4-hydroxythreonine-4-phosphate dehydrogenase — MSSHFILMLTENDATVPDALAVYDSLRDSLVHFVGFKDIGLPVASLKQLAQRIRADGRKVMLEVVATSRQSELESIQAALDIGVDYLLGGRHVEDALTMLKGSSIQYFPFAGRTVGHPTVLEGTMDEIVEDARRIAAMPGVHGLDLLAYRFAGEGDPAELTRRVTEAVPVPVIAAGSIDGEVRVKAMIDARTWGFTVGSALFQGTFVKRLLPAQIDTIFQIEGVTA; from the coding sequence GTGTCCTCCCATTTCATTCTGATGCTGACGGAGAACGATGCTACCGTCCCCGATGCACTGGCAGTCTACGACAGCCTGCGTGACAGCCTTGTTCACTTTGTCGGCTTCAAGGATATCGGTCTGCCGGTCGCGTCGCTCAAGCAACTGGCTCAACGCATCCGGGCCGACGGTCGCAAGGTGATGCTCGAAGTCGTCGCGACGAGCCGTCAAAGCGAACTCGAATCGATCCAGGCTGCGCTCGACATCGGCGTTGACTATCTGCTAGGTGGACGCCACGTCGAAGACGCGCTCACCATGCTCAAAGGTTCGTCGATCCAGTATTTCCCGTTTGCCGGCCGCACGGTCGGACACCCGACGGTACTCGAGGGTACGATGGACGAGATCGTCGAGGATGCTCGCCGCATCGCGGCCATGCCTGGTGTGCACGGTCTCGATCTACTCGCATACCGCTTCGCGGGTGAAGGCGATCCGGCCGAACTGACACGGCGCGTCACCGAAGCCGTGCCGGTCCCCGTCATCGCGGCTGGCAGCATCGACGGCGAAGTGCGCGTCAAGGCTATGATTGACGCGAGGACCTGGGGTTTCACTGTCGGCAGCGCATTGTTTCAGGGTACGTTCGTCAAGCGCCTCCTGCCGGCGCAGATCGACACCATTTTCCAGATCGAAGGAGTGACGGCATGA
- a CDS encoding MFS transporter — MKAENLAGAVNAAGRLERLPLTRYQRGIFLIIATAWLFDSMDLAAMTFVLGSIKTEFGLSTAAAGFVASSSLFGMFIGAALAGILSDRFGRKPVFQFSMVIWGVGSLLCGLCANASQLVGARVLLGVGMGMELPIALTLVSEFLPTRVRGKYSAILEGFLPVGFVAAGILIYFLMPVTGWRGVFIALAAPSLLLLVIRRAVPESPRWLETVGRNADAERTVSAIEEKVRRRSGMMTLPPIAKIPEALGVGRHSTLEILAELWRAPYAKRTLMLWVVWFFTLLGYYGLTSWLGALLQAAGYQATKSVFYTIIISTAGIPGFFFAAWLLEAWGRKKAAISMLLGSALTAYIYGQCAALKMPIGAVVAAGLAMQFFFFGMWCVIYAYTPELYPTRARATGAGMASSIGRLGSIIGPYAIGVALPVTGQGGIFAMGAVCFLISAITIAVLGQETRGISLEEVSR; from the coding sequence CCTCGCCGCGATGACGTTTGTCTTAGGTTCGATCAAGACCGAATTTGGATTAAGCACCGCAGCCGCAGGCTTTGTCGCCAGTTCCAGCCTTTTCGGTATGTTTATCGGCGCGGCGCTGGCAGGTATCCTGTCGGACCGTTTCGGCCGTAAACCCGTTTTCCAGTTCAGCATGGTTATCTGGGGCGTGGGAAGTCTGCTCTGCGGGCTGTGTGCAAACGCATCCCAACTCGTCGGCGCTCGAGTGCTGCTTGGTGTGGGTATGGGCATGGAATTGCCCATCGCGCTCACCCTGGTCTCAGAGTTTCTTCCGACCCGAGTTCGAGGCAAGTACAGCGCCATTCTCGAAGGGTTTCTTCCGGTGGGCTTTGTGGCAGCAGGCATACTGATTTATTTCCTGATGCCTGTGACCGGCTGGCGTGGCGTGTTCATCGCACTCGCCGCGCCTTCCCTCCTTCTGCTGGTGATCCGCCGCGCCGTCCCGGAGTCTCCCCGATGGCTTGAAACCGTGGGGCGCAACGCGGATGCTGAGCGCACTGTCTCCGCGATTGAGGAGAAGGTCCGCCGCCGTTCGGGAATGATGACGCTGCCACCGATCGCAAAAATTCCGGAGGCGCTCGGGGTCGGCAGACACAGCACGCTCGAAATTCTCGCGGAACTGTGGCGTGCGCCTTACGCCAAGCGCACGCTGATGCTCTGGGTGGTGTGGTTCTTCACGCTACTCGGATACTATGGCCTGACATCATGGCTCGGTGCGCTGCTGCAGGCGGCGGGCTACCAGGCGACGAAATCCGTTTTTTACACCATCATCATTTCAACCGCCGGTATCCCGGGCTTCTTCTTCGCCGCATGGCTGCTTGAGGCGTGGGGGCGCAAGAAGGCAGCGATCTCGATGCTCCTCGGCAGCGCGCTAACGGCCTATATCTATGGTCAATGCGCGGCCCTGAAAATGCCGATCGGTGCAGTCGTTGCAGCTGGCCTCGCCATGCAGTTTTTCTTCTTTGGCATGTGGTGCGTGATCTACGCCTATACGCCGGAACTCTATCCGACTCGTGCGCGAGCGACCGGCGCAGGTATGGCGTCGTCGATCGGGCGGTTGGGATCGATTATCGGCCCGTATGCAATCGGCGTCGCACTTCCGGTAACCGGGCAAGGGGGCATATTCGCAATGGGTGCAGTGTGTTTTCTGATCTCGGCCATCACCATTGCCGTGCTTGGACAGGAAACAAGGGGAATCTCGCTGGAGGAGGTATCAAGGTAG
- the pdxA gene encoding 4-hydroxythreonine-4-phosphate dehydrogenase PdxA gives MKQKLIAVTTGDAAGIGPEIVVKTFSNAAFIADYPSFAVGDAGVLRRAAAALGLPLKVRETDSVSGIALRPGTLDVLRVPGAEPLPADLPLGVINALAGEAAFGAIRTAIDLAMKREIAGICTAPIHKEALAAASVPYPGHTEMLADLSGTRDYAMMLVNPTLRTILVTVHCSMRDAISKLSVETELRIIRLAHRAMTELGIENPRVAVAGLNPHAGEGGLFGREDLDIVAPAIQRAQAEGIDASGPWPGDTVFMNARRGRFDIVVAQYHDQGLIPVKLAGVEDGVNITVGLPFVRTSPDHGTAFDIAGKGIADPASLQVALQTAHQFARSRV, from the coding sequence ATGAAACAGAAACTGATCGCCGTGACGACGGGCGACGCGGCCGGCATTGGGCCCGAAATCGTCGTCAAGACATTCTCGAACGCCGCGTTTATCGCCGACTATCCGTCATTCGCCGTCGGCGATGCCGGAGTGCTGCGGCGCGCGGCGGCCGCGCTCGGTTTGCCACTCAAAGTCCGCGAGACGGATTCGGTTTCGGGCATCGCGCTGCGCCCGGGGACGCTCGACGTGCTGCGCGTGCCGGGTGCCGAGCCGTTGCCTGCCGACCTGCCGCTGGGTGTAATCAATGCACTGGCCGGCGAAGCGGCATTTGGTGCTATCCGCACGGCGATTGATCTAGCGATGAAGCGCGAGATAGCAGGCATCTGCACCGCACCGATTCACAAGGAGGCGCTTGCTGCTGCCTCCGTTCCTTATCCGGGTCACACGGAGATGCTCGCGGATCTTTCCGGCACGCGAGACTACGCGATGATGCTCGTGAACCCTACGTTACGCACGATTCTTGTGACAGTTCACTGCTCAATGCGCGACGCGATTTCAAAGCTGTCCGTCGAGACCGAATTGCGCATCATCCGACTCGCGCATCGTGCGATGACGGAACTCGGCATCGAGAACCCGCGTGTTGCCGTGGCGGGCCTGAATCCTCATGCCGGCGAGGGTGGTCTGTTTGGTCGGGAGGACCTCGACATCGTCGCGCCGGCCATCCAGCGCGCCCAGGCGGAAGGCATCGATGCAAGCGGCCCGTGGCCAGGCGACACGGTGTTCATGAACGCGCGCCGCGGCCGCTTCGACATCGTGGTGGCGCAGTACCACGACCAGGGGCTCATTCCGGTCAAGCTGGCCGGCGTCGAGGACGGCGTGAACATCACTGTCGGCCTGCCTTTCGTGCGAACGAGCCCGGACCACGGCACGGCGTTCGATATCGCTGGCAAAGGTATTGCCGACCCGGCCAGTTTGCAGGTCGCATTGCAAACAGCCCATCAATTCGCCCGTTCCCGGGTGTGA
- a CDS encoding LysR family transcriptional regulator has product MDTVSQMRVFVRIVECGAFTRAAETFNTSPGAMSRAITELEGRLRTRLLNRSTRKLALTPAGEIYLERCKQILADIERAEEEASDAQQRPTGKLHIHSFAGFGLRYILPAIKAYRTSYPEVVADLTLSQRVPELYEEGIDIAIVSTSSVLPDSDLVSHLLGSSFSVLCASPTYVLERGMPGNLNELAQHECLILHTPAFPAYEWLLESDKGSEAVKISGSVELNTGEAVALAVRSSMGIGTVPVYLALDGLLDGSLVRVLSQYVLQKMNIYALHPSRKYIDARIRTWIEFLRQYLPTVTARDAHLLDEYAASTVNAAECPQA; this is encoded by the coding sequence ATGGATACAGTCAGTCAGATGCGCGTCTTTGTACGCATCGTGGAATGCGGGGCGTTTACACGCGCGGCAGAGACCTTCAACACAAGTCCAGGAGCCATGTCAAGGGCGATAACAGAACTTGAGGGACGGTTGCGCACTAGGTTGCTGAATCGTTCTACTCGAAAACTTGCGCTTACACCGGCGGGTGAAATCTACCTTGAGCGATGCAAACAAATTCTTGCGGACATCGAGAGAGCTGAGGAGGAAGCCAGCGACGCTCAGCAGCGGCCTACAGGAAAATTGCACATTCACAGCTTCGCAGGATTTGGGCTGCGCTATATTCTGCCTGCAATTAAGGCGTATCGGACGTCTTACCCCGAAGTCGTTGCTGACCTCACCCTATCTCAACGCGTTCCAGAACTCTATGAAGAGGGCATTGATATTGCCATCGTATCAACCTCGTCCGTCCTCCCCGACTCCGACCTTGTCTCGCACTTGTTGGGTTCCTCATTCAGCGTTCTCTGCGCGTCGCCTACATACGTGCTGGAACGAGGTATGCCAGGTAATCTGAATGAACTCGCTCAGCATGAGTGTCTTATTCTCCACACGCCCGCGTTTCCCGCGTACGAGTGGTTGCTTGAAAGCGACAAGGGAAGCGAAGCAGTCAAAATTTCAGGTTCAGTAGAATTGAACACAGGTGAAGCAGTTGCACTAGCGGTGCGCTCAAGCATGGGTATAGGCACGGTACCAGTGTACCTGGCGCTTGATGGCCTATTGGACGGAAGCCTCGTTCGCGTTCTATCGCAATATGTACTGCAGAAGATGAACATCTACGCGCTTCATCCTTCACGAAAGTACATCGATGCGAGAATACGAACGTGGATTGAGTTCTTGCGCCAGTACTTACCGACCGTAACCGCGCGCGATGCTCATTTGCTTGACGAATATGCGGCCTCGACGGTGAACGCAGCGGAATGTCCTCAGGCATAA